From a region of the Tachypleus tridentatus isolate NWPU-2018 chromosome 1, ASM421037v1, whole genome shotgun sequence genome:
- the LOC143257698 gene encoding pyrokinin-1 receptor-like yields MSVVSSLTPEATVSPISVTDSVLTTVSNGTDVNFGPKRDPLSTAIPMTLIYTVILVSGVVGNICTCVVIAKNKCMHTATNYYLFSLAVSDLLLLLLGLPQEMFQLWQRYPYIFGEFFCVFRGLISETSTNASILTITAFTVERYMAICHPLRAHTMSKLSRAVMVIVAIWLASALCALPLAIQFGIVHVFCTLKMPLNHAFETSTFLFFILPMILITVLYILIGIKLRRSTGPDRTEVASNSTNDVKSNLRQSVKRSGQSSRRAVVKMLAFLFGPQEPNSSLAYFMLPTNEITQKE; encoded by the coding sequence atgtcaGTCGTCAGCTCGCTTACCCCAGAAGCGACAGTTTCTCCTATTTCTGTAACTGATTCAGTTCTGACAACTGTTAGCAATGGGACTGATGTGAATTTTGGTCCGAAAAGAGACCCTCTGTCCACGGCAATTCCTATGACCTTAATTTACACGGTTATTCTCGTCAGTGGAGTGGTGGGAAACATCTGTACCTGCGTGGTCATCGCCAAAAACAAGTGTATGCATACAGCCACCAACTATTACCTCTTCAGCCTAGCAGTCTCCGATCTTTTATTACTTCTTTTGGGCCTACCTCAAGAAATGTTCCAGCTGTGGCAACGTTATCCATATATCTTCGGAGAATTCTTCTGCGTGTTTAGAGGTTTGATATCAGAGACCTCTACCAACGCTTCCATCTTGACCATCACAGCTTTCACGGTGGAACGATATATGGCCATTTGCCATCCACTCCGGGCCCACACGATGTCAAAGTTATCGAGGGCTGTTATGGTCATCGTGGCTATTTGGCTAGCCAGTGCACTATGTGCTCTTCCTTTGGCAATCCAATTTGGTATCGTTCACGTATTCTGTACCCTGAAGATGCCCCTGAATCACGCCTTCGAGACCTCCACGTTCCTCTTCTTCATCCTTCCCATGATCCTGATAACTGTCTTGTACATACTCATTGGGATAAAGCTGAGGAGATCCACTGGACCAGACCGGACCGAGGTCGCCTCCAATAGCACGAACGATGTGAAGTCCAACTTGAGACAATCTGTCAAACGTTCTGGTCAGTCATCTCGCAGAGCTGTTGTGAAGATGTTAG